From the genome of Denticeps clupeoides chromosome 4, fDenClu1.1, whole genome shotgun sequence, one region includes:
- the LOC114787632 gene encoding complement C1q-like protein 3 → MRMMMMLGEEHPLQSPPDADPISPPRSPRRGLPGNSTTTPPKLRQTRLSSRTRTVAAGALGVVMVLALVTLIPVLVNVAGTSGRYGTLGACRVVCDPAAGNRLTQPPQTFIPGPQGEPGRAGRVGPRGLPGPPGPPGPAGRAGEPGPPGLPGPPGPSGPVGAISAATYSTVPKIAFYAGLKKQHEGYEVLKFDDVVTNLGNHYDPSSGRFTCSIPGIYFFTYHVLMRGGDGTSMWADLCKNNQVRASAIAQDADQNYDYASNSVVLHLEPGDEIYVKLDGGKAHGGNNNKYSTFSGFIVYAD, encoded by the exons atgaggatgatgatgatgctgggTGAGGAGCATCCTCTCCAGTCTCCACCAGACGCCGACCCGATCAGTCCTCCCCGCTCGCCCCGCCGTGGTCTCCCCGGAAACTCCACCACGACTCCCCCGAAGCTCCGCCAGACGCGGCTGTCCAGCAGGACGCGGACCGTGGCCGCCGGGGCGCTCGGCGTGGTCATGGTGCTGGCGCTGGTCACCCTGATCCCGGTCCTGGTGAACGTCGCCGGGACGTCGGGGCGCTACGGGACGCTGGGCGCCTGCAGGGTGGTGTGCGACCCCGCCGCGGGGAACCGGCTCACCCAGCCGCCGCAGACCTTCATCCCGGGACCGCAAGGCGAGCCGGGACGCGCGGGACGGGTCGGGCCGAGGGGACTGCCGGGTCCCCCCGGGCCACCCGGACCGGCCGGCCGGGCGGGGGAGCCGGGACCACCGGGGCTACCGGGACCACCGGGACCCAGCGGACCCGTGGGCGCCATCAGCGCGGCGACgtacagcaccgtccccaaaatCGCCTTCTACGCGGGACTCAAGAAGCAGCACGAGGGCTACGAGGTGCTGAAGTTCGACGACGTGGTGACCAACCTGGGGAACCACTACGACCCGAGCAGCGGCCGCTTCACCTGCTCCATCCCCGGGATCTACTTCTTCACCTACCACGTCCTGATGCGCGGCGGGGACGGGACCAGCATGTGGGCCGACCTGTGCAAGAACAACCAG GTGCGCGCCAGCGCCATCGCGCAGGACGCGGACCAGAACTACGACTACGCCAGCAACAGCGTGGTGCTGCACCTGGAGCCCGGAGACGAGATCTACGTCAAGCTGGACGGGGGCAAGGCCCACGGGGGCAACAACAACAAGTACAGCACCTTCTCCGGCTTTATCGTCTACGCAGATTAA